From one Deinococcus aetherius genomic stretch:
- a CDS encoding alpha/beta fold hydrolase, with product MTPSRPSGLRPTPGRAAWVFGLPLVAGLGWTLFSRLRVPHDLTPPPALDAERRTLNGRAGPVNVYVAGSGAPLLLIHSVNAAASAYEVRPLFEQYRTSRRVYALDLPGFGFSDRSDRDYTPRLMTDAVHDVLDEIALESGESVDALAVSLGGEFLARAAAERPDRFRSVALVTTTGFGRNEQFYGGLGSTRGRPGIKRAYENPLWAQPFYDLLASAPSLRFFLAQTFGSYAAVDEGLLRYDYPTSHVPGARHAPFAFIGGLLFGADIDRVYEALTVPVWLAYGTRDRFTDFGDLSNVERRPNWSLTPFDTGALVYFEEPARFTAAYDAFLAGAGAG from the coding sequence ATGACCCCTTCCCGCCCTTCAGGACTCCGGCCCACGCCCGGCCGCGCCGCGTGGGTGTTCGGGCTGCCCCTGGTCGCCGGGCTGGGCTGGACCCTCTTCAGCCGCCTGCGCGTCCCCCACGACCTGACCCCGCCCCCGGCCCTGGACGCCGAGCGGCGCACGTTGAACGGACGGGCGGGGCCGGTCAACGTTTACGTGGCGGGGTCGGGCGCCCCCCTGCTGCTGATTCACAGCGTCAACGCCGCCGCGAGCGCCTACGAGGTCCGCCCCCTCTTCGAGCAGTACCGCACCTCCCGCCGCGTGTACGCCCTCGACCTCCCGGGCTTCGGTTTCTCCGACCGCTCCGACCGCGACTACACCCCCCGCCTGATGACCGACGCCGTCCACGACGTTCTCGACGAGATCGCTCTGGAGAGCGGGGAGAGTGTGGACGCCCTGGCCGTGTCGCTGGGCGGCGAGTTCCTGGCCCGCGCCGCCGCCGAGCGCCCCGACCGCTTCCGCTCGGTCGCCCTGGTGACGACCACCGGCTTCGGGAGGAACGAGCAGTTCTACGGAGGCCTGGGCAGCACCCGGGGGCGTCCGGGGATCAAGCGGGCGTACGAGAACCCGCTGTGGGCCCAGCCCTTCTACGACCTGCTGGCGAGCGCGCCCAGCCTGCGCTTCTTCCTGGCCCAGACCTTCGGCTCCTACGCGGCCGTCGACGAGGGGCTGCTGCGCTACGACTACCCGACCTCACACGTGCCCGGCGCCCGGCACGCCCCCTTCGCCTTCATCGGCGGGCTGCTCTTCGGCGCAGACATCGACCGGGTGTACGAGGCCCTGACCGTGCCGGTGTGGCTGGCCTACGGGACGCGCGACCGCTTCACGGACTTCGGTGACCTGAGCAACGTGGAGAGGAGGCCCAACTGGAGCCTGACGCCCTTCGACACGGGCGCGCTCGTGTACTTCGAGGAGCCCGCACGCTTCACCGCCGCTTACGACGCCTTTCTCGCCGGGGCCGGAGCGGGCTGA
- a CDS encoding SDR family NAD(P)-dependent oxidoreductase, whose product MSDLFSLRGQVALITGGSSGIGRATARAMGEAGASVVVSSENEAACRDTARELQDQGIQALAVPCDVRDRGGLAMLVAGTVRHFGGLDAVVHAAGVAPHFGPMAEATEDEWRLTMGVNLEAAWHLCTLARGHLFVRGGGSVTFISSIAGVRGNRSLGVYGVSKAGLTQLARNLAVEWGPHNIRVNSVSPGLIRTAFARDMLSQPDVMERRLALTPLRRVGEAHEVAGVAVMLASPAGAFITGQNLVVDGGTTVSDGTP is encoded by the coding sequence GTGTCTGACCTCTTCAGCCTGCGGGGTCAGGTCGCGCTGATCACGGGGGGGTCGAGCGGGATCGGCCGGGCCACCGCGCGGGCGATGGGAGAAGCGGGGGCCTCCGTCGTGGTGTCCTCCGAGAACGAGGCGGCCTGCCGGGACACGGCGCGGGAACTTCAGGATCAGGGCATCCAGGCCCTTGCCGTTCCCTGTGACGTGCGGGACCGGGGCGGATTGGCAATGCTGGTCGCCGGGACGGTCCGTCACTTCGGGGGGCTCGACGCCGTCGTTCACGCCGCCGGTGTCGCCCCACACTTCGGGCCGATGGCGGAAGCCACCGAGGACGAGTGGAGGCTGACCATGGGGGTCAACCTGGAGGCGGCGTGGCACCTCTGCACCCTGGCCCGGGGGCATCTGTTCGTCCGGGGTGGGGGCAGCGTCACCTTCATCTCCAGCATCGCGGGGGTGCGCGGCAACCGCTCGCTGGGCGTGTACGGCGTGTCCAAGGCGGGGCTGACACAACTCGCCCGCAACCTCGCCGTGGAGTGGGGCCCGCACAACATCCGGGTGAACAGCGTCTCGCCGGGGCTGATCCGCACCGCCTTTGCGCGCGACATGCTGAGCCAGCCCGACGTGATGGAACGTCGCCTGGCCCTGACACCCCTGCGGCGGGTGGGAGAAGCGCACGAGGTGGCGGGCGTCGCGGTGATGCTCGCCTCCCCCGCCGGGGCCTTTATCACCGGGCAGAACCTCGTCGTGGACGGCGGCACGACCGTCTCGGACGGGACCCCATGA
- a CDS encoding cytochrome P450, which translates to MTSSSDTPRCPFTGRTASLTRRDDPSPGTRPGVEVDDRGVYRVHAFGAAQGILRSEAVRQAGFMAEAAREMGGLGRPPVLFEEGETHHEMRRGVARYFTPTQVAGYGRAIAALADDLIAELARRGEMNLDDLSLRLAVGVAAQVVGLTDSRLPGLERRVIAFVEGGGDSEPGSAPDRGRLQGLRQQAQMALFFLLDVKPAIEARRRERRDDLIGHLLDRGYGDVEILTECLTYGTAGMVTTREFISAAAWHLLRDPGLRADYVHGTERERHAILHEVLRLEPVVTTLYRRATGEITVEGRTIPPGSLLALNIQEANLDPEVIGEDSARLCPARPLPRGVQPQGLAFGDGDHRCPGAFLAIKESDVFLRRLLMWRDLEVVSEPRVGYNEVVKGYELRGFRIRLGRGDARQRAAARPNPGHRLKERAAL; encoded by the coding sequence ATGACCTCCTCCTCCGACACGCCCCGCTGCCCGTTCACCGGACGAACCGCCTCGCTGACCCGCCGCGACGACCCCTCCCCCGGGACCCGCCCGGGAGTCGAGGTGGATGACCGGGGGGTCTACCGCGTTCACGCCTTCGGGGCGGCGCAGGGCATCCTGCGCTCGGAGGCGGTGCGGCAGGCGGGCTTCATGGCCGAGGCCGCCCGGGAGATGGGGGGGCTGGGCCGTCCCCCCGTCCTGTTCGAGGAGGGGGAGACCCACCACGAGATGCGGCGCGGGGTCGCCCGGTACTTCACCCCCACCCAGGTTGCCGGGTACGGCCGGGCCATCGCGGCGCTCGCCGACGATCTCATCGCCGAACTCGCGCGCCGGGGCGAGATGAATCTCGACGACCTCAGCCTACGGCTCGCCGTGGGGGTCGCGGCGCAGGTCGTCGGGTTGACGGACAGCCGCCTCCCGGGTCTGGAACGCCGCGTCATCGCCTTCGTGGAGGGCGGGGGTGACAGCGAGCCCGGAAGTGCGCCGGACCGGGGCCGACTCCAGGGCCTGCGGCAACAGGCGCAGATGGCCCTCTTTTTCCTCCTCGACGTGAAGCCCGCCATCGAGGCGAGGCGCAGGGAGCGCCGGGACGACCTGATCGGCCACCTGCTCGACCGGGGGTACGGCGACGTGGAAATCCTGACCGAGTGCCTGACCTACGGCACGGCGGGCATGGTCACCACCCGCGAGTTCATCAGCGCCGCCGCGTGGCACCTGCTGCGCGACCCCGGGTTGCGCGCCGACTACGTCCACGGCACCGAGCGGGAACGCCACGCCATCCTGCACGAGGTCCTGCGTCTGGAGCCGGTCGTGACCACCCTCTACCGCCGCGCGACAGGGGAGATCACGGTGGAGGGCCGCACCATCCCGCCGGGGAGCCTGCTCGCCCTGAACATCCAGGAGGCCAACCTGGACCCGGAGGTAATCGGCGAGGACTCCGCGCGGCTGTGCCCGGCCCGCCCCCTGCCGCGCGGGGTCCAGCCCCAGGGGCTCGCTTTCGGCGACGGTGACCACCGCTGCCCCGGCGCGTTCCTGGCGATCAAGGAGTCGGACGTGTTCCTGCGCAGGCTGCTCATGTGGCGCGACCTGGAAGTCGTCTCCGAGCCCCGGGTCGGCTACAACGAGGTCGTGAAGGGCTACGAGCTGCGCGGCTTCCGGATTCGCCTGGGCCGGGGAGACGCGCGGCAGCGTGCCGCAGCCCGGCCAAATCCTGGGCACCGGCTCAAGGAACGCGCAGCCCTCTGA
- a CDS encoding MarR family winged helix-turn-helix transcriptional regulator produces MDAAPSSPAPELAFLTAFWEAWQALTTLGEAELRARHGLDLRAFIVLAYVHGGTDQPAALAHELGVPRYEVSRVLHALEARGAVTRSPARPDARRVTVTVTPQGAALWEAALDTVRAVTGPPLATLGPRVDLLTRDLHDLARAARSLPRPSSPLESE; encoded by the coding sequence GTGGACGCGGCCCCCTCCTCCCCGGCACCGGAACTGGCGTTTCTGACGGCGTTCTGGGAGGCCTGGCAGGCGCTGACCACCCTGGGCGAGGCCGAGTTGCGCGCCCGGCATGGCCTGGACCTGCGGGCTTTCATCGTCCTGGCCTATGTCCACGGCGGAACCGATCAGCCTGCGGCACTTGCCCACGAACTCGGCGTGCCCCGCTACGAGGTGAGCCGCGTGCTGCACGCCCTGGAGGCCCGGGGCGCCGTCACCCGCAGTCCCGCGCGGCCGGACGCCCGCCGCGTCACCGTGACCGTCACCCCGCAGGGGGCGGCGCTGTGGGAGGCAGCCCTGGACACCGTGCGCGCGGTCACCGGGCCCCCGCTCGCCACCCTGGGACCCCGGGTGGACCTCCTCACCCGCGACCTGCACGACCTGGCGCGGGCCGCCCGTTCCCTTCCCCGCCCCTCGTCCCCCCTGGAGTCCGAATGA
- a CDS encoding NAD-dependent epimerase/dehydratase family protein, which yields MTRYLITGAGGFVGRNLAGALLDRMTPGDELTLLDREVASPHPRARAVEGDLGEGAVLEAALAARPDVVFHLASVPGALAEREYALGRRVNVDATLNLFEGLADAARPPTLVYASSVAVYSALGTAPVDARTPLHPQLSYGTHKRMMELALEDFSRRGELRGVALRLPGIVARPGESSGFGSAFMSDVIRSLAAGKPYTCPVSPGGAAWWMSAPCAARNLLHAGELGTPGTWTLPALHLSVGQVVTALSTLFGDDRGALVTYQPDERIEALFGRYPPLHTPEAEALGFTHDGSARRLVRAALTAR from the coding sequence ATGACGCGGTATCTGATCACGGGAGCCGGGGGCTTCGTGGGCCGGAATCTGGCGGGCGCCCTCCTGGACCGGATGACGCCGGGGGATGAGTTGACCCTGCTCGACCGGGAGGTGGCGTCGCCCCACCCCCGGGCGCGGGCGGTCGAGGGGGACCTCGGCGAGGGAGCGGTGCTGGAGGCGGCCCTCGCCGCGCGTCCGGACGTGGTGTTCCACCTCGCCAGCGTGCCGGGGGCCCTGGCCGAGCGGGAGTACGCGCTGGGGCGGAGGGTGAACGTGGACGCCACGTTGAACCTGTTCGAGGGGCTGGCGGACGCGGCGCGGCCTCCCACGCTGGTCTACGCCAGCAGCGTGGCCGTCTACAGTGCTCTCGGAACAGCGCCCGTGGACGCCCGGACCCCCCTGCACCCGCAGCTCAGCTACGGCACCCACAAGCGCATGATGGAACTGGCGCTGGAGGACTTTTCCCGGCGGGGGGAACTGCGGGGCGTGGCCCTGCGGCTGCCCGGGATCGTGGCGCGGCCGGGCGAGAGTTCGGGCTTCGGCTCGGCGTTCATGAGTGACGTGATTCGCTCCCTCGCGGCCGGGAAGCCGTACACCTGCCCGGTCTCGCCGGGCGGGGCGGCGTGGTGGATGTCGGCCCCCTGCGCGGCCCGGAACCTCCTGCACGCGGGGGAGCTGGGGACGCCGGGAACGTGGACGCTGCCCGCCCTGCACCTGTCCGTGGGGCAGGTCGTCACGGCCCTGAGCACGCTGTTCGGGGACGACCGGGGGGCACTCGTGACCTACCAGCCGGACGAGCGCATTGAGGCCCTCTTCGGCCGGTATCCACCCCTGCACACCCCCGAGGCGGAGGCGCTCGGCTTCACCCACGACGGCAGCGCGCGGCGGCTCGTTCGGGCAGCCTTGACGGCCAGGTGA